A window of Phragmites australis chromosome 2, lpPhrAust1.1, whole genome shotgun sequence genomic DNA:
AAAAGATAACACACCATATGATTCGGTGCTCAGACAAGTATACATGTAGGAGTGTTTTCACAcagaagaaaaatttgaagaacacatcggatgattcggtgttgaggtgatgtacacactggagcattttccaaGAGGTGCATTTCCGTAGCAGATGAGTTGtacacatcagatggtccgacAATGAAGAGGAGTGTACATCGGAGatttcaccagagcattttctagAAGGTTTTTAGTGAAGGGAGGACTTGTACACATCGAATGGTCCAATAATCAGAAGATCATACGCATCGAACAAATGCACAATGAGaaatggctcggttggctcaagtgtacacactagatagtctggtgataaagTTCAAGGTTACACCagaacattcggtgttcatatTGAGTTTGAGTGAGGGTCCAACAGCTATTTTTTGCTGTTGTACACGctagatggttcggtgtttgTACTACTGTTGATATTAGATCATTTGATGTACACAGTATTTTTGACTGTTGGAGTAACAGCTAGTTCACGaatttgatgctataaatacttcCCACTaagccatttgagtgtgctagggtacagagaagctcatagatacttgagaagacatccaaatcactaaagtgctaaaagtgaccATCTAAGGCAATtgagcacaagattagagagtgatcaGTActaatagacctagagagagttgttgttaGGTGTTGcagcctagagaggggatcaaagagtgatcctacattgtgcCAAGTGGTACATCGATACCTTAGAGTATTGGTGACTTGctggcaccgtgagccttggtggctcatacttgttgaccctccgacttagtgtggagtggcagtaagactcttgtacggggacgcgaagaccttttccttggtggctcaagcttcgaagtgaagatggtGACAAATGATTGGAAGAGAAGCTTATGGAGAGACTTTGGCTTGGATGGTCAACCTATTTGAGACCTAGGTGActcaagggccatgacagggtaccatccgggagctatagcctaggtggctgctccaacgtgcACCAGAGGTAGCTTTTATATCATAGATACCTcggaataaaaatctcttatatcgagtttgctctctctaccatctttatgtttccgtatttatttACTTGCAATATATCCTTACATgcttaccttcatagagtagtttgctaggattggcaataggttgcaaatctttttgaacagtagagtagatacactagatggATCTAGAGCACATtgagataaaaattgatataaatttatcttgtgatgtttttggaTCCGATTAGGTTtagatgtcctaattcacccccttttaGTATGTTACCGATCCTTACACCAAccatcaagagtaacaagccaataactTCACTTGACCCAAATCAAGTATAGGctacaactagatgcacacttgctactctctttGCACTAATGATATCATTAGTATTCAAataagaactttgcaaatcactctagtgcactccCTTATCTCTTGATCACACACTAAGTGTTTCAACTCTTCTGAATCGCAAGGTTACCCACGGAGACGAAATTAGAGATATATATAGGTTAGAGATCtaaaactagccattgcccaACCACTATATTTTTTGTGCAAGCCGAACGATCCAGCGTGCACATGCTCCAAataccggaacatccggtgtgaaTCCTCCACtcgaaactagccgttactagCCGCTACCGCACTGAATCGTCCGGTGAATCCTCTGATACATACGTTggatcatccggcatgtatGAGTCCAATTTCTATTGAACCGAAAGAAATTCATCTGTACTTTACTCCAGCGACGCCTCCCATATATGCGCCAAACCATCTAGCGTATATAAGTCTATTTTCCACTCAACAACAAAACCTTCTAGACTTTACTCTGACGAAACATCTGATGTATATGCCGGACCATCTGACATGTAAAAGCTTGAAGCCCATCTTCTGAAAAATACTTTGGCGTAGCCAACTCACTACGCTAGATTATCTGGTGTGCACAAAAGCATCGAGATAAAAGCTTCAACATGAATAAACGCTttagcatcggaccatctggtgtatagAGATTTTTTAGAAccttgtccaattcaaacttttctAAGTTCTAATTTCACTTCAACTCATTCATGTGTTTCTCTGAGCTAATTAGTGCTGGAATTTTAGAACTGTGCATCAAACTAAATCTAGACTCAAATAGTTTAAGCTGCTACTTTTAGCCCATATTTATTATACGGTTAAAGAATAAAAGAGAGTCTATACTACTATAAATGTCTTTCATCTCTGGGTGACATTTAGAACTAGAAAATTTTTAATCTTGATATTTACATCTTTTGATCGCTCAACTATTCAATTAATGAAAAAATCACCTACAATATTGTGAACTAATCTTTTAATTATACTTCAAAACAAACTAATTAGTcacaataatataatttttattaatttaggAACCTAAATGCTACAACTGATCAAGATGGATTAAACAACTAATAACAACAacaagcttgaaggctaagatGTCTATAAACCACAACTTTTCTTTGAGAGGACATTTCAAAACTGCAATGTGAACAAACTAACAACATCGAATTAAACCAGGTCTAAACTCAACACCGGACCAGCCCGACCCGATCAATCTGACTCGGTATATAATAATTCATATCTCACTACACTGGCAGCGAATTGCGGCgtatttttttagtttgatGCGATCAGATGCTGAATCGCTCCTCTAATGATGAATTAGTATAATTAACCGTTCTAAAAGCTACCCTCCCGTGTTGAAAAGTACTAACTCGCTGACGGGCAGGCAGACAGACCAAACCGGCCAAGTCCGAGACTCCGAGTCAAAGTCCGACTCGGGCCGAACACTCCACTCCCACTGCCACCCCAACTACCGCCACGTCCAATCGCACGCACTCCGCGCGCCACGCGTCAGCCCCAGCTCGACCCGCCCCCTTCGTCGCACCATCCCTCTCCGGCCCCTGCCCCGGCCCCCTATAAGGAGCGGAGCGCAGAGGCAGAGCCCCCCGTGCAAACAGCACGCGCTCCCATCCAAATCCGACTATCTGCCGAGTGCTCAGCTCAGTAGCGACAGCTTAGCCGGAGATCCGAGTTCTATCCGACTACGCAGGACAAGTATTCGGTAGCCGCCGCAAACGACACGCCACGCATGGGTAATATCGCGTCGCAGTGCGTCGCGGCCGGCTCCGGCAGCCGCGCGAGGCCTCTGGTCGTCGGGCCGGACGGCAGCCGGTCGTGGCCGGAGGAGGGCACCGGGGTCGCCGAGCTGATGATCGATGCGCCTGGGTACGTGGTGGCTCGTGCCGCGGACGTGACCAAAGAGCGGCGGGTGCGGGCGAGGGCGGCGGACGAGCTCCTCCGCGCCGGCGAGGTGTACCTCCTCGTGCCCGCTGGGCGGACCGGGGCGCGGCTGGGTGACCGGGAGGTCGAGGCCATCAGCCGGTTGGTCTCGGGGGAGAAGAATTCGAGAAAGGGCAGGCCCGGAGCCGGAAAGAGGGTATTCCCGGAGGTCAACGACGAGGAGGTGGTGGTTGAAGGAAAGGCAGTCGGGTGTGCCAGTGCCAGTAAACGGGCCCAGGTCCATGGGCTTGGGCCCAGGCAGTGGAGGCCCGCGCTGGATACCATCTACGAGGCTTAGAATTGCAGAGAGAGATGATTTTTGCTCTTGATTTGTTTTTAGGGATAAGATAGGATAGGAAATCCGATTCTTTCATTCATATTGTTTTTCCTTGCTCTTCCTGTGGAGAGCATGGGTGGAGAAGTTGTGCATATATCTTGTGAAGTATTAACCCTTTGAtatttctcaaaagaaaaatcttaaCGGAGTACTTGTCAGAGAAATGTAATATTCAATGGTCGATGGGAGGTGAAAATCGAAATGGCCGCGTGTTCATTGAATAGTTGACTCGGGTAAAATTGAAGCCTTcaattcttccttctttacaccaaatcgcaaaaaataaaaataaaaacattatCGACACCATTTCTTACGACGATCTCGAAGAAGACGGAAAACGACCATAATGAAAAATAAGTCCTTCAATTAGTTGAAGAAATCAACAAACAACATATGTAGACAAAGGAGCTAACGGGGCTGGGTAGATAGATGAATATATGTTTAGACGTGGTTAGTTTATAAGGACCAATATGTTCCTAAGTACTCTTACGGTTATAAATACTTATCGTTTTGATTAAgatctaattaaaattttaaaactttgactgttaacaattttcaaaatatatagtttagAAACATACAAATCACACGTGGAGATTTgatttgaaaaatactttcatgatattattttattagataataactatattctaatagaaaataattgTCAAAGTTGTATATCGAAGATCGTTATCAGTGTATTGAATAAAGAGGTCCCTGTCAGGGGGAGTCAGTATAAGGGAGTGCCAGTTGGCGgtagatattttttcaaagaTCATGGCCCTATCGCGCGACTAGGTAAGGCTCTCGCGACCAGTCCTCTGGTCTTGAAGATAAACCCTGCAATCAGTCACTGGTCGTATGGTAGATATTTCATCTTAACTTATCAAATCATATTAAAtactatctactcaagtgtttttcttccccaggCACCCCCTCTAGCGAACAAAGTCTTGACCGGCGCAGATGGATAATGTcctgtcctgtagcattaaatgtcaCAGGATGGCGTTACAGACAAGCATGGCGCTGCACGGCAGATGGTGCGGCATTGTAGGCGGGCATGCAACGTGGGGCGATGGGATAGGGAAGGCCGGTCGACCAATGTAGGGtctaaatatctaccatagctAGGGGTAGGTGGTTTCGTCAGGGTTATACCGGTCACTGTTGGAACAGTCTGTTTGTATGTATATCACTCTTGCTATATAAATAGAGGATCAGGcttgtaaaaaaaatgaacacatCGGTAAACAATTTCATACTACCTATAAAAAACACACAAgacgtagggctgttatcctaCGGGAGGCTTGAACCTAGATAACCCTGGTATTCTAGAGTTCATACACACAAACGCACCAAACATGTCGATCAAGCACCTGTCACTCGGTATACCCTACAAGTATTATCAGAGATTAGCTCTTGACAATCGTGAAAAATCAAAAGCGACAAATATTTATGACCAAAGGAAGTAGTAACCGGGAGCATAGGCATTCTTCTTTTTTAAAGGAGTGGATCGACTACTATGGCCATCATGGTCTCAACAAACGAGGGGGTTGATCaaggttttatattttttaggcgaagctttattaactcttagTGTTATATCGAGGTAATACAATATAAGAGTGTCCTTTTGGCCTTTGCATAGCTAAGATGCACAcagtcaaaataaaaaataaacaaagtgaaaAAGCTAAAAATGAAACCAACAAGCTAGAATGAAAACTCTTAGGCACGGTTATTGAGATTTGCTTCAATGCGTATCATAGACTAACATCTAAACTGGCTGAAGAGCTCTTAAGATACTCACCCCAAGCATGCCACTGCAGCATGCGATGCTCCTGCTAGTGCAACACAGACCACGAGCAGAGCCAGTGTGTACATATAAAAATAACCTACAAAGGAGAAATAAATTTCTTCTtattaaagataatatcatttctgCATAGCAATATGGACCAATAAGAAGTGACTATTGTTGTCAATATATTAGCTTTCAAATTTTTACTAATACCCTAAAGCCAATTTCCAAACATATTCGCTACACTTTGTGGTGGGTAAAGATTTGAGGTCACCTAGAGTATGAACCATGCAGAACGGGCAAAACGACAACAATAAAAtatgtgcttaattgtctcCTTTTTGTGACAAAAGCAGCAATTTTGATTCCCTACCCATTGTCTTTTAACCAGGTTATATTTTGTTAAAAGGATTCCTTTTTGAAGGTACcagaggattttttttatttttagtggtATTTTAAGCTTACATATTGGGTTGTTTGCGATTGGTTCATCACCCCGCACAAGAACCTTATAAAGAGAGTTGACAGAAAATATTCTAGACTAGATTAAGCTCCATCAGAATTGGTCACGTTCATGTGCTAAGGTGATATTAAAAAGAGGAGCCAATAAATCTGTCCATGCTAAAAATTATGTTTGGGGGATTATTTTGTAGTGCCGAAGACAAAATCTCTTGTTTGTTTCGAGCTATAGTACAAAGCTAGGGATATTGGTCTCTTAGGGGTGAATTGCCCAGCCAAATGTCCTCCTAGAACCCGATTTCAAAACTATCCTTTACATTAAAGGTGCCATAGCGGAACATGATGTGTTTTACTTTTATCGGACCAGCCTAGAAGTGAGAGTCACCTGGTTTGCTTTCAATCTGCGAAAGAGACTTGGACCCCATATATTTGTTCCGCAACAAATTTTGCCGAAGCCTGTCTTCGGTTAGTAATTCCTATAACCATTTGGAAAGAAGAGCGACATTATGGATCTCTAGATCCTGGATCCCTAGTTCTCCTTGGTCCCTAGGTTTACAATGGACTTTCCATGTTACTAGATGGTACATCTTTTTCCAACTATTGCTTTGCTAGTAAAACCTGGAGCGAAAGTAGTCGAGCCTTTTGAGTACCCCATGAGGAATATGAAAGAAGGACATCATGTATGCGGTTAAGCTGCTGAGGACTGAGTTTAGAAAGACTAGCCTGCTACACATGGTAAGGTACTTAGCCTTCAACTTCTCAACCTCTTTTCTATACATTCTTCAACTCCTTTCTAGTCTGAAATCCTAAATTTATTATAGTGAATTGGGATACCTAGATAGAGCAGGGGCATCTCACCCTTTAcacattcaaatatatttgtatattgaTTGTTTTTATTTGTGCTGAGCTGAAATAGAACAATTCATTCTTAAGGAAGTTTATTTCTAGTCATGAGAGCTACTCGAATGCACAGAGCAATAGCTTCAtgttttctaaatttttcaaaTCATATTCCATGAAGAGGATTGTGTCATCGATGTATTGAAGGATTGATAGCCCATTGTCTACTACATGGGGCACAATTCGTTCaacttggccttcttctttAGCTCTCACGATTAGGACTGCTAACATATCTAGAATGATGACTTCTAACATATCTGGAACGATGTTGAACAGTATCAGAGAGAATGGATCTTCTTGACGAAGGCCCTTTTTTGTTTGGAAGAACTTTTCGGTTTTATCATTCACTTTGATTACTATGCTACCTCCGGAAATAAAATTTTCAACCCAAGAGCACCATTTAGGTGAAAAACCTTTGATCCGGAGGGATTGTAGGAGAAATGATCATTTGACTTTGTCATAGGCCTTCTCGAAGTCAATTTTGAGTATTACCTCACTCTTCTTTTTATGGTGAAGTTCATGCATTGTCTCATGTAAAATGACCACCCTTCTAAAATGTTTCGACCCCGCATGAAGGTCATCTGTGTGTGACGGATTATTCGGTCAGTGATACTATTTATCCTATTGGTGGCCAATTTAGTAAAAATCTTGACCTATATTGTTGTATGTGGCAAGCTTCTTTAGTTTTTGGTAAGAGTGTGACCACCCCAAAATTTAGGTTGTGAATTAGTAGGTTCGCAGAATACAGTTTGTGAAACATTTTCATCAACCTATATTGTTGTATGTGGCAAGCTTCTTTAGTTTTTGGTAAGAGTGTGACCACCCCAAAATTTAGGTTGTGAATCAGTAGGTTTGCAGAATACAGTTTGTGGAACATTTTCATCAAATCATCCTTGATGACGTCCCAGAACATCTGGTAGAACTCTACGGGAAAGCCATTTGGACATGGTGCCTTGTTACGCTCTATTTGGAAAATGGCATCACACACTTCCTTTTCAATGAAGGGAGAAGTAAGGAGGTTAATTTCATTATCCGTCACTAGGGTAATGTTACCTATCCTTGATTCTGACATGGACATGTGGCAATTTTCCAATGAGCCGAAAAGCTCCTTATAATACTTAGTTATGTAGGCATTTAGCTGATTTGGGCCCTCAATTTTTCCTTTATCTTGTTCTAGGTACATGATGCATTTTTGCTATGTTTTCCCTTTGCAACCATTTGGAAATATCATGTATTATTGTCCCCTTGGAGGATGTTATTGACATTGGCTTGTTGGCTTCATTTAGTCTCCTCTTCTCAAAGTAGCTTAATTAATTTTTCATTAGAAATATTTTTGCAGTTGATCTCACTTTCTGTAAGACAACAAAGTTCCCACAATTTATTGAGCTCGTCAATGATCGCTAGGATTATTTGTTTCTCTTGTTTATAAATCCCACTAGTATGGGCAGCCCATCCTCTAAGGTGCTGCCTAAGGCACTGAGTTTTCATGTCCACCTTTGGACTGGATTCCTTCTGCCCGATAGACAATTCCATGCCTCCTTTACTCGGTCAGTAAAACCTTTGGGATCAAGCCATCCCAGCTCGAACTTAAAAGGTTTGTGACACCCAATAAGTGCAGAATCTCCGGTATCTAGCAAGATTGGAGTGTAATCAGATACAAACGTCCACTCCAAGGCCAGTATGTTGACCAGTGGGTACTTTGACTCCCACTCTGTAGTCATTAGTACCCGATCTAGTTTCTCAAACGTGGGGTTTAGTTGGTTGTTTAACAAAGTATATCAACGTCCTGATATTTAGATCTCTCTTAAGTCCAGGCTATTAATAACAATGTTGAAGAAGAAAGACCACCAGTTATCGAATCTGTCATTGCTTTTCTCATGGCTAAATCTTAGGAGATTGAAATTCCTGCCAATTAAAATGGGGTAAGGGTTATGCTGATAGATAGACATCATTTCTTCAAGGAAGCTAGCTTTGTGTTCCATTTAGGCTGGACCATACACTACTACGAGTGTCCACATAAACACATCAATTTTATTTCGGAGATGGCATTTTATTGAAAAGGTTCCGTCCAAAATTCCGTCTATGTCAAATGTGGCTTTGTTTATCCCAAGAAGGATGCCGCCAGATCTTCCATGTGAAGGTAAGCAATGCTAGCTTATGCCCAAACCACCAGAAAGGTGGCTAAGAAGACTGGTGTCAACCTCACTTTTCTGTGTTTCTATTAGATTGATGAAGTCCAAATTATGGTCATTAACATTTTCATTGATGTATCAGAGTTTAGCTAAGTCATCAAGACCTCTACTATTCCATTTGACATTCTTTGATCATTTGGATTTATTGGATTTTGCCTTAGGCTGGCTCACTTGACATCTaattttggaggatttggaCTTTGCTTCCCTAGGGGTATCTCTAAGGTCGCTTAACAAGCTTACAAGCTCCGCCTTGTAAATTCATTTACTAAGTGAGATAAAGAGGATCCGTCCCACACGATCTCCATCTCATTATCACTTGATATAGAAAATTCAATTATTTGTGCCTCTTTATCGGTATGCATAGAGTTTTTTGTTAAACATGTACCCTATTTGCAACCATGAGAGCAAGAGACCTAATCGATTGTTCAGTTTCTAAAGCATTCCCGCCAAAAGAAACACCAAGAGAGGAAATTTTAGAAGAGAAGGCATGGGTTGTGGCGGGTGGCAAACTTGGAGGTGAAGCGTAGACCGGTGAAGGCACAATTGCCAGTTTGTTGATGATGCCCTCGGAATATTTATTGGATCGGTCTAGGTTCTTTGTCGCCACCCGATATATTGGCCTCGTCATAGTATCTTCATCAGTCGGTGATATGCCATTCTTCGTTGGGAGCGCTTAGAGCCATAGGCTTCGTTGAGGATCAGTTGAAGCACTTTCAGCCCTAGCCGACCTTGGAGACACTTGACCATGGACGTTGCGATGAAACCCTGCATCAATCGATTCCGAAAAGCCTTGCACATGGGCTTGAGGAAGCGCCAGCCAAGATTCCTCGTCCACCTGCATGGATTCAGATGTTTTTGTATTTGTTGGAATACCTTTGTTGGaagcattttttttgtttttttgtttgattgctcaGTTAGGCATTCTTGCTGTTCATTATCATCTAGCAAGTCGTCGTCAAATTCTGGGTTATTGTCCTTGAGAGCATGTGTTGGCCCCTCTTCTATTATGAAATCCAGTACTTCAAGGGAGAACTTGATGTCGTACCCTTCAAAGCCATATACTACATCCGATTTGAGCGGAAGCAGATTAACATCTAACAATGCCACCTGGATACGCACTATTCCCCTTTGTCGAAGATTATGCATATCTATTTCTTGTGGTTCGCCTAGATAGTACCACTTGCCCATAGGCTCAAGTAGTGCCGAAACGCTGGTGGAACGCCATCGACATGGACCTAAACTTTGTCCAGTTTAAAGGAAGGTTTAGGGCCATTTGCTCGAACCTATTCACTTATTGACAGTGTTACTCCGTCATGTGCTTTCAAACGGAAGTCGATATCGACCATCTTGTGAAGCTCTTCCAAATTCAGAAAAGCCACAAGAAAGCCTTTGTCTCCCTT
This region includes:
- the LOC133909880 gene encoding uncharacterized protein LOC133909880, whose amino-acid sequence is MGNIASQCVAAGSGSRARPLVVGPDGSRSWPEEGTGVAELMIDAPGYVVARAADVTKERRVRARAADELLRAGEVYLLVPAGRTGARLGDREVEAISRLVSGEKNSRKGRPGAGKRVFPEVNDEEVVVEGKAVGCASASKRAQVHGLGPRQWRPALDTIYEA